The Anopheles coluzzii chromosome 2, AcolN3, whole genome shotgun sequence genome window below encodes:
- the LOC120950587 gene encoding protein phtf isoform X1 — MRLDALVAWYQKKIGTYDKQQWEKTIEQKILAGISHLPLKNTKLKTELIDVDLVRGSTFPKAKSKLSILTVLYLAALRFLLLPVYARWWVQQTSPGVFLLLLTLYLLQMLNLGIYSYCARSPSPVPPSSTDTATGSDGAEPNAKLPPTDTVDHIVTISDFLIPLALSLLLSVIHSQIVATASNSNGSSLFSCGKLSQKCFSHGSATPATPGAASTGTGTSLSTPAGGVPAGLSKKQREQRIRRKRRVRAHSETQAQSSSPGRAVTAEERDRKKAFASVGGSKSATSSPARTAPKKGACSTSSSTSSDAVERAQLAEGNSNEQQRQPEVLVGRREENGSLRMEDRAPNIHRTANETEKHTSIGVTIIPSTNSSSDHSPPNGRRSGDHTQEANPMLLLPSGLRRRNVNWDPTVPERSRPGPSSLLEPVVDDDGFESLNGKSSGGEDSAGNVFLKDHHRYRKVAPFGGNDWNAAGETEAKDHQSDSDTDTLKNSITTTTSNYNTPTIAELDGVLDPQRKQFTEGGYTAGSQLELAQHDTPQHGGRGESKELVRQRRNKDSSKQPLQRRAPTALYDVGPDEKKGLGTSCSDETDEENNEYDLHSPSPPHLHLLHSSPPLRAHHPHQPMVGPVVRPSPAGSSPSPHHHHHHLLYLHHRHHQAAAVVQPAAVATAAAHSHHTLHPHHFHHSPSVLTEGEECSYSSELDHSDTQNEHSDDDYELEDVPTLILNPACGANDRVSCTIWEAREAKKAEMSVLDISSAIIERVEAMPESCDYVYIGVVLSVFLSLVPAFCRLCEATVDSTNSTEVNFLDMPVILFEKASFSLLAILRFAFGETTWERFVLVLGFLLRLVLTFLVFFLLAVAERTFKQRFLYAKLFSHLTSSRRAQKSGIPHFRLNKVRNIKTWLCVRSYLKRRGPQNSVDVIVSAAFIITLLLLAFLSVEWLKDSVHLHSQFNLEALTWSCAFGTFLLRFMTLGTKINKKYKSVSVLITEQINLYVQIEQKPNKKEELMISNNVLKLAADLLKELESPFKISGLSANPYLYTTVKVVILSALSGVLSEMLGFKLKLHKIKIK, encoded by the exons ATGCGCCTCGATGCACTGGTCGCATGGTATCAGAAGAAGATCGGCACGTACGACAAGCAGCAATGGGAGAAAACGATCGAGCAGAAGATACTGGCCGGCATCAGCCATCTGCCGCTGAAAAACACCAAGCTGAAAACGGAACTGATCGATGTGGATCTGGTGCGTGGTTCGACCTTCCCGAAGGCGAAATCGAAACTCTCCATCCTGACCGTACTGTATTTGGCGGCACTGCGCTTTCTGTTGCTGCCGGTTTACGCCCGCTGGTGGGTACAGCAAACGTCACCGGGcgtgtttctgctgctgcttacgcTCTACCTGCTGCAAATGCTGAACCTTGGCATCTATAGCTACTGTGCCCGATCACCATCGCCAGTACCACCATCGAGTACCGACACTGCGACGGGGAGTGACGGTGCCGAACCTAACGCAAAGCTACCGCCAACCGATACCGTCGATCACATCGTCACCATATCGGACTTTTTGATTCCGCTCGCCCTGAGTCTGCTGCTGAGCGTCATCCACTCGCAGATCGTAGCGACCGCCTCGAACAGCAATGGATCGTCGCTGTTTTCGTGCGGCAAGCTGTCGCAGAAGTGTTTCTCGCACGGTTCGGCAACACCGGCCACGCCGGGCGCAGCCAGCACTGGCACAGGCACGTCCCTATCCACGCCGGCCGGCGGTGTACCGGCCGGGTTGAGCAAGAAGCAGCGCGAACAACGAATCCGCCGCAAGCGGCGCGTTAGAGCACACTCCGAAACGCAAGCCCAATCGTCATCGCCCGGCCGGGCAGTGACGGCGGAGGAGCGCGATCGGAAGAAAGCGTTCGCCAGTGTGGGTGGGTCGAAATCGGCCACCAGCTCGCCGGCACGCACAGCGCCGAAAAAGGGCGCCTGtagcacgagcagcagcacgagcagTGATGCAGTCGAGCGGGCACAGCTGGCGGAAGGGAACAGCAACGAACAGCAACGGCAGCCGGAGGTTCTGGTTGGAAGGCGTGAGGAGAACGGCTCGCTGCGCATGGAAGATCGGGCACCGAACATTCATCGCACGGCGAACGAAacggaaaaacacacatcgaTCGGCGTGACCATCATCCCGTCGACGAACAGCTCGAGCGACCATTCGCCCCCGAACGGGCGTCGGTCGGGCGATCATACGCAGGAGGCGAacccgatgctgctgctgccctccGGGTTGCGGCGGCGCAATGTAAACTGGGACCCGACCGTACCGGAACGGTCCCGCCCGGGTCCGTCGTCGCTGCTGGAACCGGTCGTAGATGACGATGGGTTCGAGAGTTTAAATGGGAAAAGCTCGGGCGGTGAGGATAGTGCAGGCAATGTGTTTCTCAAGGATCACCATCGGTACCGGAAGGTGGCTCCATTCGGGGGGAACGATTGGAATGCGGCCGGTGAAACGGAAGCAAAAGACCATCAGTCGGATTCGGACACGGATACGCTGAAAAATAGtatcactaccaccaccagcaactaCAACACACCGACGATAGCGGAACTGGATGGTGTGCTTGATCCGCAGCGCAAACAGTTCACGGAAGGGGGTTACACAGCTGGCTCGCAGTTGGAACTGGCCCAGCACGATACACCGCAGCACGGAGGAAGGGGAGAATCGAAGGAGCTGGTACGGCAACGGCGCAACAAGGACTCAAGTAAGCAGCCGCTGCAACGGCGCGCCCCGACGGCACTGTATGACGTGGGGCCGGACGAAAAGAAGGGACTGGGGACGAGCTGCAGCGACGAGACGGACGAAGAGAACAACGAGTACGATTTGCATTCACCGTCGCCGCCCCACCTGCATCTGCTGCACTCATCGCCGCCGCTTCGCGCGCACCACCCCCATCAGCCGATGGTGGGCCCGGTGGTACGGCCGTCCCCGGCCGGTTCGTCCCCGTcgccgcaccaccaccaccaccatctgcTTTACctgcatcatcgtcatcatcaggCGGCCGCCGTAGTGCagccggcggcggtggcgacgGCGGCGGCCCATTCCCATCATACGCTTCATCCGCATCACTTTCACCATTCGCCCTCCGTACTGACCGAAG GCGAAGAATGCAGCTACAGCTCGGAGCTGGACCATTCCGACACGCAGAACGAACACTCCGACGACGACTACGAGCTCGAGGACGTCCCGACCCTGATCCTCAACCCTGCCTGCGGTGCGAACGATCGCGTCAGCTGCACCATCTGGGAGGCGCGCGAGGCAAAGAAGGCCGAAATGTCCGTGCTGGACATCTCGTCCGCCATCATCGAGCGGGTCGAGGCCATGCCGGAATCCTGCGACTACGTCTACATCGGCGTCGTCCTCAGCGTGTTCCTCTCGCTCGTGCCCGCCTTCTGCCGGCTGTGCGAGGCGACCGTCGATTCCACAAACTCGACCGAGGTGAACTTTCTCGACATGCCCGTCATCCTGTTCGAGAAGGCGTCCTTCTCGCTGCTCGCCATCCTGCGGTTCGCGTTCGGCGAAACCACCTGGGAGCGGTTCGTGCTAGTGCTCGGCTTTCTGCTGCGGCTCGTGCTTACCTTTCTGGTGTTTTTCCTGCTCGCCGTGGCGGAGCGCACGTTCAAGCAGCGCTTCCTGTACGCGAAGCTGTTCTCCCACCTGACGTCCTCGCGGCGTGCCCAAAAGTCGGGCATACCACACTTTCGACTCAACAAGGTGCGCAACATCAAGACGTGGCTCTGTGTGCGCTCGTATCTGAAGCGGCGCGGCCCCCAAAACTCGGTCGACGTGATCGTCTCCGCCGCGTTCATCATtacgctactgctgctggcgttcctgAGCGTTGAGTGGTTGAAGGATTCGGTGCACCTGCACTCACAGTTCAACCTGGAGGCGCTCACCTGGTCCTGTGCCTTTGGCACGTTTCTGCTCCGCTTCATGACGCTCGGCACGAAGATTAACAAAAAGTACAAGAGCGTCTCGGTGCTCATCACGGAGCAGATCAATCTCTACGTTCAG attgaacagaaaccaaacaaaaaagaagaactgATGATATCGAACAACGTGCTAAAGTTGGCAGCTGATCTCCTCAAG GAGCTGGAATCTCCGTTCAAAATCTCCGGTCTCAGTGCAAACCCGTATCTCTACACCACCGTTAAGGTGGTCATACTGTCCGCCCTTTCCGGTGTGTTGAGTGAAATGTTAGGCTTCAAGCTGAAACTtcacaaaattaaaattaagtaA
- the LOC120950587 gene encoding protein phtf isoform X2, with the protein MRLDALVAWYQKKIGTYDKQQWEKTIEQKILAGISHLPLKNTKLKTELIDVDLVRGSTFPKAKSKLSILTVLYLAALRFLLLPVYARWWVQQTSPGVFLLLLTLYLLQMLNLGIYSYCARSPSPVPPSSTDTATGSDGAEPNAKLPPTDTVDHIVTISDFLIPLALSLLLSVIHSQIVATASNSNGSSLFSCGKLSQKCFSHGSATPATPGAASTGTGTSLSTPAGGVPAGLSKKQREQRIRRKRRVRAHSETQAQSSSPGRAVTAEERDRKKAFASVGGSKSATSSPARTAPKKGACSTSSSTSSDAVERAQLAEGNSNEQQRQPEVLVGRREENGSLRMEDRAPNIHRTANETEKHTSIGVTIIPSTNSSSDHSPPNGRRSGDHTQEANPMLLLPSGLRRRNVNWDPTVPERSRPGPSSLLEPVVDDDGFESLNGKSSGGEDSAGNVFLKDHHRYRKVAPFGGNDWNAAGETEAKDHQSDSDTDTLKNSITTTTSNYNTPTIAELDGVLDPQRKQFTEGGYTAGSQLELAQHDTPQHGGRGESKELVRQRRNKDSSEECSYSSELDHSDTQNEHSDDDYELEDVPTLILNPACGANDRVSCTIWEAREAKKAEMSVLDISSAIIERVEAMPESCDYVYIGVVLSVFLSLVPAFCRLCEATVDSTNSTEVNFLDMPVILFEKASFSLLAILRFAFGETTWERFVLVLGFLLRLVLTFLVFFLLAVAERTFKQRFLYAKLFSHLTSSRRAQKSGIPHFRLNKVRNIKTWLCVRSYLKRRGPQNSVDVIVSAAFIITLLLLAFLSVEWLKDSVHLHSQFNLEALTWSCAFGTFLLRFMTLGTKINKKYKSVSVLITEQINLYVQIEQKPNKKEELMISNNVLKLAADLLKELESPFKISGLSANPYLYTTVKVVILSALSGVLSEMLGFKLKLHKIKIK; encoded by the exons ATGCGCCTCGATGCACTGGTCGCATGGTATCAGAAGAAGATCGGCACGTACGACAAGCAGCAATGGGAGAAAACGATCGAGCAGAAGATACTGGCCGGCATCAGCCATCTGCCGCTGAAAAACACCAAGCTGAAAACGGAACTGATCGATGTGGATCTGGTGCGTGGTTCGACCTTCCCGAAGGCGAAATCGAAACTCTCCATCCTGACCGTACTGTATTTGGCGGCACTGCGCTTTCTGTTGCTGCCGGTTTACGCCCGCTGGTGGGTACAGCAAACGTCACCGGGcgtgtttctgctgctgcttacgcTCTACCTGCTGCAAATGCTGAACCTTGGCATCTATAGCTACTGTGCCCGATCACCATCGCCAGTACCACCATCGAGTACCGACACTGCGACGGGGAGTGACGGTGCCGAACCTAACGCAAAGCTACCGCCAACCGATACCGTCGATCACATCGTCACCATATCGGACTTTTTGATTCCGCTCGCCCTGAGTCTGCTGCTGAGCGTCATCCACTCGCAGATCGTAGCGACCGCCTCGAACAGCAATGGATCGTCGCTGTTTTCGTGCGGCAAGCTGTCGCAGAAGTGTTTCTCGCACGGTTCGGCAACACCGGCCACGCCGGGCGCAGCCAGCACTGGCACAGGCACGTCCCTATCCACGCCGGCCGGCGGTGTACCGGCCGGGTTGAGCAAGAAGCAGCGCGAACAACGAATCCGCCGCAAGCGGCGCGTTAGAGCACACTCCGAAACGCAAGCCCAATCGTCATCGCCCGGCCGGGCAGTGACGGCGGAGGAGCGCGATCGGAAGAAAGCGTTCGCCAGTGTGGGTGGGTCGAAATCGGCCACCAGCTCGCCGGCACGCACAGCGCCGAAAAAGGGCGCCTGtagcacgagcagcagcacgagcagTGATGCAGTCGAGCGGGCACAGCTGGCGGAAGGGAACAGCAACGAACAGCAACGGCAGCCGGAGGTTCTGGTTGGAAGGCGTGAGGAGAACGGCTCGCTGCGCATGGAAGATCGGGCACCGAACATTCATCGCACGGCGAACGAAacggaaaaacacacatcgaTCGGCGTGACCATCATCCCGTCGACGAACAGCTCGAGCGACCATTCGCCCCCGAACGGGCGTCGGTCGGGCGATCATACGCAGGAGGCGAacccgatgctgctgctgccctccGGGTTGCGGCGGCGCAATGTAAACTGGGACCCGACCGTACCGGAACGGTCCCGCCCGGGTCCGTCGTCGCTGCTGGAACCGGTCGTAGATGACGATGGGTTCGAGAGTTTAAATGGGAAAAGCTCGGGCGGTGAGGATAGTGCAGGCAATGTGTTTCTCAAGGATCACCATCGGTACCGGAAGGTGGCTCCATTCGGGGGGAACGATTGGAATGCGGCCGGTGAAACGGAAGCAAAAGACCATCAGTCGGATTCGGACACGGATACGCTGAAAAATAGtatcactaccaccaccagcaactaCAACACACCGACGATAGCGGAACTGGATGGTGTGCTTGATCCGCAGCGCAAACAGTTCACGGAAGGGGGTTACACAGCTGGCTCGCAGTTGGAACTGGCCCAGCACGATACACCGCAGCACGGAGGAAGGGGAGAATCGAAGGAGCTGGTACGGCAACGGCGCAACAAGGACTCAA GCGAAGAATGCAGCTACAGCTCGGAGCTGGACCATTCCGACACGCAGAACGAACACTCCGACGACGACTACGAGCTCGAGGACGTCCCGACCCTGATCCTCAACCCTGCCTGCGGTGCGAACGATCGCGTCAGCTGCACCATCTGGGAGGCGCGCGAGGCAAAGAAGGCCGAAATGTCCGTGCTGGACATCTCGTCCGCCATCATCGAGCGGGTCGAGGCCATGCCGGAATCCTGCGACTACGTCTACATCGGCGTCGTCCTCAGCGTGTTCCTCTCGCTCGTGCCCGCCTTCTGCCGGCTGTGCGAGGCGACCGTCGATTCCACAAACTCGACCGAGGTGAACTTTCTCGACATGCCCGTCATCCTGTTCGAGAAGGCGTCCTTCTCGCTGCTCGCCATCCTGCGGTTCGCGTTCGGCGAAACCACCTGGGAGCGGTTCGTGCTAGTGCTCGGCTTTCTGCTGCGGCTCGTGCTTACCTTTCTGGTGTTTTTCCTGCTCGCCGTGGCGGAGCGCACGTTCAAGCAGCGCTTCCTGTACGCGAAGCTGTTCTCCCACCTGACGTCCTCGCGGCGTGCCCAAAAGTCGGGCATACCACACTTTCGACTCAACAAGGTGCGCAACATCAAGACGTGGCTCTGTGTGCGCTCGTATCTGAAGCGGCGCGGCCCCCAAAACTCGGTCGACGTGATCGTCTCCGCCGCGTTCATCATtacgctactgctgctggcgttcctgAGCGTTGAGTGGTTGAAGGATTCGGTGCACCTGCACTCACAGTTCAACCTGGAGGCGCTCACCTGGTCCTGTGCCTTTGGCACGTTTCTGCTCCGCTTCATGACGCTCGGCACGAAGATTAACAAAAAGTACAAGAGCGTCTCGGTGCTCATCACGGAGCAGATCAATCTCTACGTTCAG attgaacagaaaccaaacaaaaaagaagaactgATGATATCGAACAACGTGCTAAAGTTGGCAGCTGATCTCCTCAAG GAGCTGGAATCTCCGTTCAAAATCTCCGGTCTCAGTGCAAACCCGTATCTCTACACCACCGTTAAGGTGGTCATACTGTCCGCCCTTTCCGGTGTGTTGAGTGAAATGTTAGGCTTCAAGCTGAAACTtcacaaaattaaaattaagtaA
- the LOC125906740 gene encoding uncharacterized protein LOC125906740 has product MLQPLDILYFRLIPPSPFICISDRPVCPIRAGKYDIKQKYGMVRERVPVVFSDPEEEARQALLLAEARARAGVPERSILRPSAPTPGTTSGRSLFNGLGNTAAGASATAAAATA; this is encoded by the coding sequence ATGCTGCAACCATTAGACATTTTATACTTCAGACTCATACCCCCGTCCCCGTTCATCTGTATCTCTGATCGCCCTGTCTGTCCAATCCGCGCAGGAAAGTACGATATCAAGCAGAAGTACGGCATGGTCAGGGAGCGCGTACCGGTCGTGTTTTCCGATCCGGAGGAGGAAGCCCGCCAGGCACTGCTGCTGGCGGAGGCGCGTGCCCGGGCCGGCGTTCCGGAACGTTCCATTTTGCGTCCATCGGCGCCAACACCAGGCACAACCTCAGGTCGTTCGTTGTTCAACGGGCTAGGTAACACGGCAGCAGGCGCAtcagctacagcagcagcagcaacagcatga